From Pseudoalteromonas viridis, the proteins below share one genomic window:
- the tgt gene encoding tRNA guanosine(34) transglycosylase Tgt, translated as MKFELDCTQGKARRGRLIFDRGVVETPAFMPVGTYGTVKGMTPDELKDTGAHICLGNTFHLMLRPGTEIIKQHGDLHDFMNWDKPILTDSGGFQVFSLGAMRKISEEGVLFQSPVNGERIMLSPEKAMEVQRDLGSDIVMIFDECTPYPATEKEARDSMELSLRWAKRSKEAHGDNPSALFGIIQGGMYPELRAESQAGLEDIGFDGYALGGLSVGEPKEDMINILDHCAYKMPEQKPRYLMGVGKPEDLVEAVRRGIDMFDCVMPTRNARNGHLFITGGVIKIRNAVHKTDTGPLDPECDCHTCKNYSRAYLHHLDKCNEILGARLNTIHNLRYYQRLMEGMREAIAAGTFDQFVADFYARRDRPVPPLADTE; from the coding sequence ATGAAATTTGAATTAGATTGTACACAAGGCAAGGCGCGTCGTGGCCGCCTGATCTTCGACCGGGGCGTGGTTGAAACACCCGCATTTATGCCAGTAGGTACCTATGGCACCGTAAAAGGCATGACGCCGGACGAGCTGAAAGACACCGGTGCACACATCTGCCTGGGTAACACTTTCCATTTGATGTTACGTCCGGGCACCGAGATCATCAAACAGCACGGTGATCTGCACGATTTTATGAACTGGGATAAACCCATTTTGACTGATTCGGGCGGCTTCCAGGTATTCAGTCTGGGCGCAATGCGTAAGATCAGCGAAGAAGGCGTGTTGTTCCAGTCACCGGTCAACGGTGAGCGGATCATGTTGTCTCCGGAAAAAGCGATGGAAGTACAGCGTGATCTGGGCTCTGACATCGTGATGATCTTCGACGAATGTACGCCTTATCCTGCGACGGAAAAAGAAGCGCGTGACTCAATGGAGCTGTCTTTACGCTGGGCAAAGCGTTCTAAAGAAGCCCATGGCGACAACCCGTCTGCACTATTTGGCATTATTCAGGGCGGTATGTACCCTGAGCTGCGTGCCGAGTCTCAGGCTGGACTGGAAGACATTGGGTTTGATGGCTATGCCCTGGGCGGCCTGTCAGTGGGTGAGCCCAAAGAAGACATGATCAACATTCTTGATCACTGTGCGTATAAGATGCCGGAGCAAAAACCGCGTTACCTGATGGGCGTGGGCAAGCCGGAAGATTTAGTAGAAGCTGTACGTCGTGGTATCGACATGTTTGACTGTGTGATGCCCACCCGTAACGCGCGAAATGGTCACCTGTTTATTACCGGTGGCGTGATTAAGATCCGCAACGCGGTGCATAAAACGGATACAGGTCCGCTGGACCCAGAGTGTGATTGCCACACTTGTAAAAATTACTCACGTGCTTATTTGCACCATCTGGATAAGTGTAACGAGATTTTAGGTGCGCGTCTTAATACCATCCATAACCTGCGTTATTATCAGCGCCTGATGGAAGGAATGCGTGAGGCCATTGCTGCCGGTACGTTTGATCAGTTTGTGGCCGATTTTTATGCCCGACGTGACAGACCGGTTCCGCCGTTGGCCGACACCGAATAA
- the secD gene encoding protein translocase subunit SecD, translated as MLNKYPMWKYLLVLAVLAVGILYATPNLYGRDPAIQVSGTKGTNADLSVLDQVNKTLKDNNLTVKSTALEDGQVLIRFTNVEDQLKAQDLLRNTLSEDYISAINMSPAQPEWLKNLGANPMKLGLDLSGGVHFTMEVDMATAMDKAFEQMEQDYKSDLREEKLRYRSIRRVANSDRIQVVMRSDEDRDAAERFLKNRYPGNLFINDSSNGLAFFSTLSEPKIKELRDYAIKQNETIIRNRINQLGVAEPNVQRQGAERIIVQLPGVQDTARAKEILGATATLEFREVDQNADARAAAQGRVPPGSEVIMHQAGYPVVVKKRVVLEGSHITGAQSGLDEYQRPKVSINLDSKGGAKMSAFTKRAIGKPMATVFIEYKPSGKVDKNGKALPPIKVEEVINVATIQARLNSSFQITGINTPAEAHNLSLLLRAGALVAPIQIVEERTVGPSLGQENIQAGMTAVVLGFAFVLAFMLMYYKGFGLVANLALAANLVMIVGVMSMIPGATLTLPGIAGIVLTVGMAVDANVLIFERIREELAEGRSPQQAVHHGYDSAFSTIFDANITTLIAAVILFSVGTGPIAGFAVTLAIGILTSMFTAIVGTRAVINAVIGGKRINSLSI; from the coding sequence GTGTTAAACAAGTATCCAATGTGGAAATATTTACTTGTGCTCGCTGTGTTGGCCGTAGGTATTTTATACGCTACACCTAACCTGTATGGTCGTGATCCGGCCATACAGGTTTCTGGTACTAAAGGTACCAATGCCGATCTCAGTGTGCTCGACCAGGTAAATAAAACACTTAAAGACAACAACCTCACCGTTAAATCAACGGCCCTTGAAGATGGCCAGGTATTGATCCGCTTCACCAACGTTGAAGATCAGCTCAAAGCGCAAGACCTGCTGCGCAATACTCTGAGTGAAGATTATATCTCTGCCATTAACATGTCCCCGGCACAGCCTGAGTGGTTAAAGAATTTGGGTGCTAACCCAATGAAACTGGGCCTGGACTTGAGCGGTGGTGTTCACTTCACGATGGAAGTTGACATGGCGACCGCCATGGACAAAGCATTTGAGCAGATGGAGCAGGACTATAAGAGCGACCTAAGAGAAGAAAAACTACGTTATCGTTCTATTCGTCGTGTTGCCAACAGCGACCGCATTCAGGTGGTCATGCGCTCTGATGAAGACCGCGATGCGGCTGAGCGCTTTTTGAAGAATCGCTACCCGGGTAACCTGTTTATCAACGACAGCAGCAATGGTCTGGCATTTTTCTCGACGCTGAGCGAGCCAAAAATCAAAGAGCTGCGTGACTACGCCATCAAGCAAAACGAAACCATCATTCGAAACCGGATCAACCAGCTGGGTGTTGCTGAGCCTAACGTACAGCGTCAGGGCGCTGAGCGTATTATCGTTCAGTTACCGGGTGTACAGGACACAGCACGTGCCAAAGAGATTTTAGGTGCGACGGCAACACTGGAATTCCGCGAAGTAGATCAAAATGCTGATGCCCGCGCCGCGGCGCAAGGTCGCGTGCCACCGGGCTCAGAAGTGATTATGCACCAGGCCGGTTATCCGGTCGTGGTGAAAAAGCGTGTGGTACTGGAAGGCTCGCACATTACCGGTGCACAGTCTGGCCTGGATGAGTATCAGCGTCCAAAAGTGAGCATCAACCTGGACAGCAAAGGTGGTGCGAAAATGAGTGCCTTTACCAAGCGCGCGATTGGCAAACCTATGGCAACCGTATTCATCGAATACAAGCCGTCGGGTAAAGTCGACAAAAATGGTAAGGCCCTGCCGCCAATTAAAGTGGAAGAAGTGATCAACGTGGCCACCATTCAGGCCCGTCTGAACAGCTCATTCCAGATCACCGGCATTAACACGCCAGCAGAAGCCCATAACCTGAGCCTGTTGTTGCGTGCAGGTGCGCTGGTTGCGCCTATCCAAATCGTTGAAGAACGTACTGTGGGTCCAAGCCTGGGTCAGGAAAACATTCAGGCTGGTATGACAGCCGTTGTGCTGGGCTTTGCCTTCGTACTGGCATTTATGCTGATGTACTACAAAGGCTTTGGTCTGGTTGCCAACCTGGCGCTGGCTGCCAACCTGGTCATGATTGTGGGCGTTATGTCGATGATCCCGGGTGCCACGCTGACCTTACCGGGTATCGCCGGTATCGTACTGACCGTCGGTATGGCGGTAGATGCCAACGTGCTTATTTTTGAGCGTATTCGTGAAGAGCTGGCAGAAGGGCGCAGTCCTCAGCAAGCAGTTCATCATGGCTATGACAGTGCTTTCAGTACCATTTTCGACGCCAACATTACCACGCTGATCGCGGCCGTGATCCTCTTCTCTGTAGGTACAGGTCCGATAGCAGGCTTCGCTGTAACGCTGGCGATTGGTATTTTAACGTCGATGTTTACGGCTATCGTCGGTACCCGTGCGGTGATCAATGCGGTCATCGGTGGCAAGCGTATTAACTCGCTTTCAATCTAG
- the yajC gene encoding preprotein translocase subunit YajC, translated as MSLFMSSAHASTAAAAPAGGEWSMLIMLGIFGLVFYFLIYRPQAKRVKEHKDLMGALTKGDEVLTQGGLVGKITKVAEDKDFIVIALNDQAEVTVQKSAISAVLPKGTMKSL; from the coding sequence ATGAGCTTATTTATGTCTAGCGCGCATGCCAGCACGGCAGCCGCAGCACCAGCCGGTGGCGAGTGGAGCATGTTGATCATGCTGGGTATTTTTGGTCTGGTATTTTATTTCCTGATCTACCGTCCACAAGCAAAACGCGTCAAAGAGCACAAAGATCTGATGGGTGCGCTGACCAAAGGTGATGAAGTGCTTACTCAGGGTGGCCTGGTTGGTAAAATCACTAAGGTTGCAGAAGACAAAGATTTTATCGTGATTGCCCTGAATGATCAGGCCGAAGTTACGGTACAAAAATCAGCGATTTCAGCAGTGTTACCGAAAGGCACAATGAAATCGCTATAA
- a CDS encoding TIGR00153 family protein — MPSNAFLGVFAKSPIKPIEEHIKIVHQASETLIPFFNHAFKGEWTEADALRVQIRNLEREADTLKREVRLHLPRGLFMPVERTDLLELITHQDKIANKAKDIAGRVIGRDLEIPESIQADFLAYLTRCVDATKQASEAINEFDELLETGFRGREVALVEKMLVELDAIEEDTDEMQIRIRKGLRNIESELNPIDVMFLYKIIEWVGELADIAERVGSRLELMLAR; from the coding sequence ATGCCTAGTAATGCATTTTTAGGAGTATTCGCAAAGTCTCCTATTAAGCCAATTGAAGAGCACATTAAGATCGTCCATCAAGCCAGTGAAACCTTGATCCCGTTCTTTAACCATGCCTTCAAAGGGGAGTGGACCGAGGCCGACGCGCTTCGTGTGCAGATCCGTAACCTGGAAAGAGAAGCAGATACACTAAAACGTGAAGTGCGCCTGCACTTGCCACGTGGTCTGTTTATGCCAGTAGAACGTACCGACTTACTGGAACTCATTACCCACCAAGACAAGATCGCCAATAAAGCCAAAGACATCGCGGGACGCGTGATTGGTCGTGACCTGGAGATCCCTGAATCAATTCAAGCCGACTTCTTGGCGTATCTGACACGCTGTGTTGATGCGACCAAACAAGCCTCAGAAGCCATTAACGAATTCGACGAACTACTGGAAACTGGTTTCCGTGGTCGCGAAGTTGCTCTGGTCGAAAAAATGCTCGTTGAACTGGATGCCATCGAGGAAGACACCGATGAGATGCAGATCCGTATTCGTAAAGGTTTACGCAACATTGAAAGTGAACTTAACCCGATTGATGTGATGTTCTTATACAAGATCATCGAGTGGGTCGGTGAGTTGGCTGACATTGCTGAGCGCGTAGGCTCACGACTGGAGCTGATGCTGGCGCGCTAA
- a CDS encoding GGDEF/EAL domain-containing response regulator: protein MAKQLTLLLVNADQQERQLVVKTLSSLNVFHIVEHSDTQTALGVLKRQAVDLIITGLNVGKIDGWRFSRMVRSGLLKTPKNTPIVLTPPTYCERIAETTARSYSIDAVLPLERQDVLPQVLANVLSTHLEKSSRLNLLLLEPDQARADEICQHLSLNFTTTHVTTTNGALSQFLQSEFAIVLLDATATHSDAGKELVANILQHKPSQAIVTIIDNRDADYAEQLLLLGVTDFVRAPYDLSLLSKVCDHAARREDFMVSYAEFAEKVEQLSRSERRYKDLFSAHQRILLHLNTVVMELDTAGVIRFLNPAWEQLVGHKLKASLHTSMFDYVLAEHRDKLASVLTKVQQGEQQSALLELQVMQSNQCPIWVECRFQLIKNVTSTATITATIDNIHERKQAELQLRHLALHDTLTGLHNRYYFDQQLNLFCEQAKHDTQLEHALIYIDLDHFKIINDSKGHQQGDIVLKEVAQLFGEHIADEHLIFRIGGDEFAILLKHTPLLDAHMLAESVCSAIEHHQFHSEEASYTISCSIGLTQITHQNSDPSECLKQADIALYIAKNLGRNLVHCYSKEDAQNSTLQTGLEWGHNVRQALQNNHIELHYQPIWDFKRNQVAYFEALLRLRVDDNLVYPNQFIPALELLNDTYLMDQCVIRECIRAIACHRELHQVSINLSAQSFLDERLLPHIQSCLAEFQVAASAIIFEITESASINNLSATQAMIAKLNELGCHFSIDDFGTGFSTFSYLKQLPAQHVKIDGSFVRDMLNDPIDLALVKAVNDISHSLDKRSVAEYVESKEIFEALKEIGIDYGQGYYISRPLPVEQLSAMLKTILSEKTAC from the coding sequence ATGGCAAAGCAACTCACATTATTGCTGGTGAACGCGGATCAACAGGAGCGCCAGCTGGTCGTCAAAACCTTGTCTTCACTGAACGTGTTTCACATTGTTGAGCACAGTGACACGCAAACTGCGCTGGGTGTATTAAAGCGCCAGGCTGTTGATTTGATCATTACCGGACTTAATGTCGGCAAAATAGATGGCTGGCGATTCTCGCGTATGGTGCGCTCCGGGCTACTAAAAACGCCCAAAAATACCCCGATTGTACTGACGCCTCCTACCTATTGTGAACGTATTGCTGAAACCACAGCACGCAGTTATAGCATAGATGCCGTGTTGCCTTTGGAGCGCCAGGATGTACTGCCGCAGGTGCTGGCGAATGTGTTATCAACACACCTTGAAAAAAGTAGCCGCTTAAACCTGTTATTGCTTGAACCGGACCAGGCCCGTGCCGATGAGATCTGTCAGCATTTATCCCTGAACTTTACCACCACGCACGTCACCACCACCAATGGCGCGCTGTCGCAGTTTTTGCAAAGTGAGTTTGCCATTGTGCTGCTGGATGCGACGGCAACACACAGTGACGCCGGCAAAGAGCTGGTGGCGAACATCTTGCAACATAAACCAAGCCAGGCCATTGTAACCATTATAGATAACCGCGATGCGGATTATGCCGAACAGCTGCTGTTGCTGGGTGTGACTGACTTTGTCCGTGCTCCCTATGATCTGTCTTTATTAAGTAAAGTGTGTGACCACGCGGCGCGACGCGAAGATTTTATGGTCAGCTACGCCGAGTTTGCCGAAAAAGTTGAGCAACTGAGTCGCAGTGAACGACGCTACAAAGACCTGTTCTCAGCACACCAGCGCATTTTGCTGCACCTCAATACCGTTGTGATGGAGCTGGATACCGCCGGGGTGATCCGCTTTTTAAACCCCGCCTGGGAGCAACTGGTGGGGCACAAATTAAAAGCCAGCCTGCATACCAGTATGTTCGACTACGTGCTGGCAGAGCACCGTGACAAACTGGCATCGGTGCTGACCAAAGTACAGCAAGGCGAGCAACAATCAGCACTGCTTGAGCTGCAGGTGATGCAGAGCAACCAATGCCCTATCTGGGTTGAGTGCCGCTTTCAGCTGATTAAAAATGTCACCAGTACCGCCACGATTACGGCAACCATAGACAATATCCATGAGCGTAAGCAGGCAGAATTGCAGCTGCGCCACCTGGCATTGCACGATACCCTGACCGGCCTGCATAACCGCTATTACTTTGATCAGCAATTGAACCTCTTCTGCGAACAGGCCAAGCATGATACACAGCTTGAACATGCGCTGATCTATATCGACCTGGATCACTTTAAGATCATCAATGACAGCAAAGGTCATCAGCAGGGTGACATTGTGCTGAAAGAAGTGGCGCAACTGTTTGGTGAACACATTGCCGATGAGCACCTGATCTTCCGCATCGGTGGCGATGAGTTTGCGATTTTACTGAAACACACACCACTGCTGGATGCCCATATGCTGGCCGAAAGTGTCTGTAGTGCCATTGAGCATCATCAATTTCATTCCGAGGAAGCCAGCTATACCATCAGCTGCTCCATAGGTTTAACACAGATCACCCACCAGAACAGCGACCCCAGTGAGTGCCTGAAGCAGGCCGACATCGCCCTGTATATTGCCAAAAACTTAGGCCGTAACCTGGTGCACTGCTACAGCAAAGAAGATGCCCAGAACAGTACCCTGCAAACCGGGCTGGAATGGGGACACAATGTCCGCCAGGCGCTACAGAATAACCATATTGAGCTGCACTATCAGCCTATCTGGGACTTTAAACGTAACCAGGTGGCCTATTTCGAAGCGCTGTTGCGGCTGCGTGTTGACGACAACCTGGTTTATCCCAATCAATTTATTCCGGCACTGGAATTACTCAATGATACCTACCTGATGGACCAGTGTGTGATCCGCGAATGTATTCGCGCTATCGCCTGCCACCGCGAGTTGCACCAGGTCTCTATTAACCTGTCGGCCCAGTCATTTCTGGACGAGCGTTTGCTGCCGCACATTCAATCCTGTCTGGCGGAATTTCAGGTCGCTGCCAGTGCCATTATTTTTGAGATCACGGAATCGGCCAGTATTAATAATCTCAGTGCGACGCAGGCCATGATAGCCAAACTCAACGAGCTGGGATGTCACTTTTCTATCGATGATTTTGGCACCGGTTTCAGCACCTTCAGTTACTTAAAACAGCTGCCAGCACAACATGTTAAGATTGATGGTTCGTTTGTACGCGACATGCTCAACGACCCCATAGATCTGGCGCTGGTAAAAGCCGTGAATGACATCAGTCACTCGTTGGATAAGCGCTCTGTGGCTGAATATGTGGAGAGCAAAGAGATCTTTGAAGCACTCAAAGAGATAGGCATTGATTACGGTCAGGGCTACTATATTTCGCGTCCATTACCGGTTGAACAGCTCAGCGCCATGCTGAAAACTATTTTGTCTGAGAAAACAGCCTGCTAG
- the queA gene encoding tRNA preQ1(34) S-adenosylmethionine ribosyltransferase-isomerase QueA, protein MRVADFSFELPDELIARHPKKERSSSRLLTLDGNTGELQHKVFKDIVDLINPEDLIIFNNTKVIPARMFGQKATGGKLEVLVERVLDEHSVLAHVRASKSPKEGAEIILEGKAKATMVARHGELFELKFHGESSVLSILDEIGHMPLPPYIDRPDEEEDKERYQTVYGEKPGAVAAPTAGLHFDDVLMAQLKDKGVEMAFVTLHVGAGTFQPVRVENVNDHHMHSEYIEVPQEVVDAIAAARQRGGRVIAIGTTSVRSLESAAKAHPDELKPFYGDTDIFIYPGYQFQLVDAMVTNFHLPESTLIMLVSAFAGQSHIMHAYETAIAEQYRFFSYGDAMFLTRQDKV, encoded by the coding sequence ATGCGCGTTGCTGACTTTAGTTTTGAACTCCCTGATGAGCTGATCGCTCGCCACCCTAAAAAAGAACGCTCCAGCAGTCGTTTGCTGACACTGGATGGCAACACTGGTGAATTACAGCACAAAGTGTTCAAGGATATTGTCGATTTGATCAATCCGGAAGATCTCATAATTTTCAATAATACCAAAGTGATCCCGGCCCGTATGTTCGGTCAAAAGGCCACCGGCGGTAAGCTGGAAGTGCTGGTTGAGCGGGTACTGGATGAGCACAGCGTACTAGCTCATGTACGTGCCAGTAAATCGCCAAAAGAAGGCGCTGAGATCATACTTGAAGGTAAAGCAAAAGCCACTATGGTGGCCCGCCATGGCGAGCTGTTCGAACTGAAGTTCCACGGTGAGTCTTCCGTATTGTCAATTCTCGACGAAATCGGCCACATGCCGTTACCGCCTTATATTGACCGTCCGGACGAAGAAGAAGACAAAGAGCGTTATCAGACTGTGTATGGCGAAAAGCCTGGCGCCGTAGCAGCGCCGACTGCTGGCCTGCATTTTGATGATGTGCTGATGGCCCAGTTAAAAGACAAAGGCGTTGAAATGGCATTTGTCACGTTGCACGTTGGTGCAGGGACCTTCCAGCCTGTGCGCGTTGAGAACGTTAACGATCACCATATGCACTCTGAGTACATTGAAGTGCCGCAGGAAGTGGTGGATGCGATTGCCGCTGCGCGCCAGCGTGGTGGGCGAGTGATCGCAATTGGCACAACGTCAGTCCGTTCGCTGGAGTCGGCAGCCAAAGCGCATCCGGATGAGCTGAAGCCGTTCTACGGTGATACAGATATTTTCATTTATCCGGGCTATCAGTTCCAGCTGGTTGATGCCATGGTCACCAACTTCCACCTGCCCGAATCAACCCTGATCATGCTGGTCAGTGCCTTTGCCGGCCAGTCGCATATCATGCATGCCTACGAGACGGCGATTGCCGAGCAGTATCGTTTCTTTAGTTATGGCGATGCCATGTTCCTGACCCGACAGGACAAGGTGTAA
- the phoU gene encoding phosphate signaling complex protein PhoU, protein MEHNINKHISGRFNEELENVRNHVLSMGGLVEQQLNLALDAVSHCDENKARKVSENDYQVNAMEVSIDEECTRIIAKRQPAASDLRLVVAIAKTIADLERIGDEAERIAKVALDSFTKDQQDLLVNVENMGRLVSQMLHDVLDAFARMDAQRAFEVHKEDAKVDREYEALTRQIMTYMMEDPRSIPKIMDLIWSVRSLERIGDRCQNIAEYVIYFVNGKDIRHTSQEDIEKSL, encoded by the coding sequence ATGGAACATAATATTAATAAGCATATCTCTGGCCGCTTTAACGAAGAGCTGGAAAACGTTCGCAACCATGTATTGAGTATGGGCGGACTGGTTGAACAACAGTTGAACCTGGCGCTGGATGCCGTGAGCCATTGTGATGAAAACAAGGCTCGTAAAGTCAGTGAGAACGACTATCAGGTGAATGCCATGGAAGTGAGCATTGACGAAGAATGTACCCGCATTATTGCTAAGCGTCAGCCGGCAGCCAGTGATTTACGTTTGGTTGTGGCCATTGCTAAAACCATTGCCGACCTGGAGCGCATTGGTGATGAAGCGGAACGCATTGCCAAAGTGGCGCTGGATTCTTTCACCAAAGACCAACAAGACTTGCTGGTTAATGTTGAAAACATGGGTCGTCTGGTTTCTCAGATGCTACATGATGTGCTGGATGCGTTTGCCCGCATGGATGCTCAGCGTGCATTTGAAGTGCACAAAGAAGATGCCAAAGTTGACCGTGAATATGAAGCGCTGACGCGTCAGATCATGACCTATATGATGGAAGACCCCCGTTCTATTCCTAAGATTATGGACCTGATCTGGTCGGTTCGTTCACTGGAGCGTATCGGTGACCGCTGTCAGAATATTGCAGAATATGTGATTTATTTCGTTAATGGCAAAGATATTCGCCATACTTCTCAGGAAGATATCGAAAAATCACTGTGA
- a CDS encoding inorganic phosphate transporter: MDIIASYGTLLIIIAAAVGFFMAYGIGANDVANAMGTSVGSKALTIKQAIIIAMIFEFAGAYLAGGEVTSTIRKGIIDATPFMDIPELMVLGMISALFAAGTWLLLASMLGWPVSTTHSIIGAIIGFALVAVGSEAIQWGKVAGIVGSWIVTPAISGFIAYLIFMSAQKLIFDTDKPLENAKRFVPVYMGLAGFVMSLVTIKKGLKHIGVNLGTVEGYALAIGIAVLVGFIGKMAINRLKIDPNADKQMHFNNVEKVFAILMVLTACCMAFAHGSNDVANAIGPLAAVVNIVEHNGEIAKKAALAWWILPLGGLGIVVGLAVLGKKVIKTIGEGITHLTPSRGFAAELAAASTVVIASGTGLPISTTQTLVGAVLGVGMARGIAALNMGVIRNIVVSWVITLPVGAALAIVIFYILRSAFGV, translated from the coding sequence ATGGATATCATTGCATCCTATGGCACGCTATTGATTATTATAGCGGCCGCAGTTGGTTTCTTTATGGCCTATGGCATTGGCGCGAACGACGTAGCCAATGCGATGGGTACATCGGTTGGCTCAAAAGCGCTGACCATCAAACAGGCGATCATCATCGCGATGATCTTTGAATTTGCCGGTGCTTACCTGGCCGGTGGTGAGGTAACCTCGACGATCCGTAAAGGGATCATTGATGCCACGCCGTTTATGGACATTCCGGAGCTAATGGTGCTGGGGATGATCTCGGCTCTGTTTGCCGCGGGTACCTGGTTATTACTGGCCTCCATGTTAGGCTGGCCGGTCTCTACAACGCACTCTATCATTGGTGCCATCATTGGTTTTGCGCTGGTTGCCGTGGGCAGCGAAGCCATCCAGTGGGGTAAGGTTGCTGGTATCGTTGGTAGCTGGATTGTGACCCCGGCGATTTCGGGCTTTATCGCATACCTTATCTTTATGAGCGCGCAAAAGCTGATCTTTGACACCGACAAGCCACTGGAAAACGCCAAGCGTTTCGTCCCGGTATACATGGGTCTGGCAGGTTTTGTGATGTCTTTGGTAACCATCAAAAAAGGTCTGAAGCACATTGGTGTTAACTTGGGCACTGTTGAAGGGTATGCGCTGGCGATCGGTATTGCTGTACTGGTTGGTTTTATCGGTAAAATGGCCATCAACCGCCTGAAGATAGACCCGAATGCGGACAAGCAAATGCACTTCAATAACGTTGAGAAAGTGTTTGCGATTCTGATGGTACTGACAGCTTGTTGTATGGCGTTCGCACACGGTTCGAACGACGTGGCTAACGCGATTGGTCCTCTGGCTGCGGTTGTGAACATTGTTGAACACAATGGTGAAATTGCCAAGAAAGCGGCGCTGGCGTGGTGGATCTTACCACTGGGTGGTTTAGGTATCGTTGTCGGTCTGGCCGTGCTGGGTAAAAAAGTAATCAAGACTATTGGTGAAGGCATTACTCACCTGACACCTAGCCGTGGTTTTGCTGCTGAGCTTGCAGCCGCGTCTACCGTTGTTATAGCGTCAGGTACAGGTTTGCCAATCTCAACCACACAAACGTTAGTAGGTGCGGTATTGGGTGTCGGTATGGCACGCGGTATTGCTGCGCTGAACATGGGTGTGATCAGAAACATTGTGGTTTCGTGGGTGATCACATTGCCAGTTGGCGCTGCCCTTGCTATTGTTATATTCTACATTCTGAGAAGCGCGTTCGGCGTTTAA
- a CDS encoding hydrogen peroxide-inducible genes activator, with amino-acid sequence MNNLPSIKQLQYLIAVHQHQHFGRAAEACFIGQSTLSSAIQNLEETLGCQLIERENRSLMFTDVGEEVVERAKRIIGDTISVVELTKSFKHPLSGKLVLGIIPTIASFIAAPLYRFCKDAFPELQLVLVEDTSDRLLDKLEQGHIDMGMLALPYRTEKFHTQVIARDHFSLVRHQAYQVPEQLDDFNLLPEQSVFLLEREHCMTDHALSACHLNRSACINPFEAANLHTLLSMVEYQNGVTFLPQMALNAGILDGKPMVATAPQPDAYREIGLLWRKTTGRIRDFRLFSDKAGEFVAQHCNDSKGVTQ; translated from the coding sequence GTGAATAACTTACCAAGCATTAAACAGTTACAGTATTTAATTGCGGTGCACCAGCACCAGCATTTTGGCCGCGCTGCGGAAGCTTGTTTTATTGGCCAGTCAACACTGAGCAGTGCCATTCAGAACCTCGAAGAAACGCTGGGATGCCAACTGATAGAGCGTGAAAACCGCAGTTTAATGTTCACAGATGTGGGCGAAGAAGTGGTGGAGCGTGCCAAACGCATTATTGGCGACACCATTAGCGTGGTAGAGCTGACCAAGAGCTTTAAGCATCCATTGTCGGGCAAACTGGTGCTGGGGATCATTCCGACCATTGCCAGCTTTATTGCGGCGCCCCTATATAGATTTTGCAAAGACGCTTTTCCTGAGCTGCAACTGGTGCTGGTAGAGGACACCAGTGATCGTTTGCTTGATAAACTCGAGCAGGGCCACATTGATATGGGCATGCTGGCATTGCCTTACAGAACCGAAAAGTTCCACACTCAGGTGATTGCCCGGGATCATTTTTCATTGGTCCGCCATCAGGCGTATCAGGTTCCCGAGCAGCTGGATGACTTTAATCTACTGCCGGAGCAAAGCGTGTTTTTGCTGGAGCGGGAACACTGCATGACAGATCATGCGCTCAGCGCCTGCCACCTTAACCGCAGTGCCTGTATCAACCCCTTTGAGGCCGCTAACCTGCATACCTTGCTCAGCATGGTGGAATACCAAAACGGGGTGACTTTCTTACCTCAGATGGCACTGAACGCGGGTATTCTGGATGGCAAGCCTATGGTCGCCACCGCACCGCAACCCGATGCATATCGTGAAATTGGTTTGCTATGGCGTAAAACCACAGGCCGGATCCGGGATTTTCGCCTATTTAGTGATAAAGCAGGTGAGTTTGTTGCACAACACTGTAACGACAGCAAAGGTGTTACACAATAA